The Nitrospinota bacterium genome includes the window TCAAGATAGTCGACAAGCGGATAGTCCCACTCAAATACCCAATTAATATTCTCATCCTGTATATTGTTTACTGAGAATTTCAGCCAAAAAACCGAGCGTGAAAATCCGAAATTTGCGCTGTCCCGGTCAAGGCGGGAGAATTCGCCGTCGCTTTTTTTCAGTATCTCCTCTATCGTAAAGGCGCCTGTCGGATCTTCCAACACGTCAAGATAGCGCCCTATCCAAATCCCGTCCATGGAGTCGGAGAGGATGTATGGGTTCTGATTTGTATTTGCCAGGGCTTGAGAGCCGAATAGACAGAAAAGCATGGGAATCCACAAAAGGGATTGTCTATGGTTCAAGGTTATCTCCTCCTACGGCAACTCTCAGCCCGACCCTGACAGACCGTATAACTTTGCACAATTGTCTTTCGGTTATTGTTGCGAGAGGCATGCGAAGTGTTTTTGAAAGATATTTTCCTCTCACTCAATATTCAGAGTTGCTCAACGCATGAATTTTAGCATGACAAGGGGGGATTTGGGGGAAAAGTTGTTTGAAATGTTGCGAATTCAACGATTCGTACAAGTTTTCGTTTTTGGGAACGTGAACTGTAAATGGCAAAACGGCCCCTGCCGTTATGAGATATATTTTAATGATTCAAATTTAGAGTGAGCAAAGAAATCAACCTGATTGGCCGTTCCGAGGGAGTTCCAGAAAAAATGTGCTTCCGGCGTCTACTTTAGATTCTACCCAAAGCCTCCCCTTGTGCGCTTTTAGAATATCAAATGAGTAGGGGAGTCCGAATCCTGTGCCTGGCTCTCCGTTTGTGCCCGGTTTGCTGGTGGTCACTTCATGTCTAAACAGGTCTTCCAAATGGTTTGGGTTTATACCGATCCCTGTATCGCTAACTGCCAGAACATAGGGGTTATTTTCCGGCTGAAAGATCGTTACGGTATCCCCCGCGTTGCAGAATTTGATGGCGTTGGACAAAAGGTTTTGGAGAACCTGCGCCAGGAGATCCGGGTCGGCCTGGAGAAATGTTTTTTCCTTAAGATCGTTTATTAATTTGATCTTCTTGCTGTCCGCCATGTATGAAAGATGTCCGATCGCCTGTGCCGACAGGAGGTAGGCGTCTACCATTCTCAAATTCAGCTTAACTGTGCCTGACTGAAGCCGGTTGATATCGAGCAGCCTGTTTATCATTTCAAGTAGCCTGTCCGACATATCGACTATACGCTTTATAATTTCATCTTTTTTGTCCGGCGAAATGTTTTTGCCCAATAAAAGTTTTGCGAGGCCCAAAATCCCTGCCAGCGGTGTCCTTAGATCGTGAGATACCAGAGACACATACTGATCCTTCAGCTTGGTCGCGGATTCGGCGGAGTCTTTTGCTATTTGGAGTTCGTCAATGGTTTCATCAAGTTCCATTATCAGTTTTTGCTTCTCTTCGTCAGTTTTTTTGGTGGATGTGATATCTCTAAGTATGCAGGTGAAGCCGAGGATGTTCCCCTTTTCGTCATAAATATTCGATCCATTTGCGGTGTGCCATTTCCATGTCCCGTCAAGATGTCTTAAGCGCAACTCCATATGGGTAACTTTTTGCTTGTTTATTTTGCTTTGTCGAAGCATCAAATTGTTTATATCGATGTCATCAGGATGGAGGAAGGAGTTGAGTGTTTTTCCAGTTACGTTTGAGAGGTCGTGTCCAAGTATCTCCTTCCAGTTTGGCGATGAGTAAAGGATCTCGCCGTCAGTGGAGAGGGAGAGGATGATATCGTTGGCATTCTCGACTATCTGGCGGTATTTTTCTTCGCTCTCCCGCAAGGCGTGCTCGACGCGCTTCCTTTCATCGATCTCTTCCTTTAGATTTTCATTTGCGAAAAAGGAAGATAATGTAACCCCGTTGATCAACCATCCCGTGTAGAGCATTAGTGAGAGGAAAATAAAGCTCATTAAACCGATGATCACATGAATCTGATCCCCAAGTGTTATCGATTTAATGCAGAACGGAACGGCAAGAGGGATGTTGTATAAGAGTATCCCTGAAAAAATGGCGGATTGGGTGCCGACGTTTCCCGAAATTATCCCGGCAAGCACAAGAGCGAGCAACATCTGGTGCGGAAGTGATTGCTCGGGGAAGAGGTATATTCCTGCGGCTCCCCAGATTACGCCCGAGAAGGTGGCGCCGACCAGATGAATTTTGAGCCATTTGTGGTGATCTATTGTGTCGCGTTCTATTTTAAAAAAACTGTATATCAGTTTTATCCGGACAATATAAACCAGGTAGAGAAATACGAGCCATATCGAAATCGTTGTGTGAGAAGTTACCGGCCATTGCACAAAAGCAAGTATTGCGGCAATTATCACCCCTACGTAATAGGATGCTTTTCCGGTCGAAAAGACCGTTTTCAGCTGTTCGTAAAGTATCCTGTCGTTCTTTTCCATTCAATTCTCGTTCATATTGTTTTGAAGGTTTTTAAAGTATCACTGTCAAAATCACATTAAACAGTCTATACGATTGCGAAAAGATAGTCTCAAAGAAGTTACTGTGGCACGCAGTGTTACATGTTACCTGGTTATAGAGCATGGCTGGCCCTGGGAATTATCAGTAATTCCCAGGGCCGGGCCAGGAAAAAAAGCGTTATCGAGGAGCCTGTTCTTGACTCCAGAGGTTTCCTAATACCTGTAATGCTCAGGCTTATACGGTCCTTCA containing:
- a CDS encoding PAS domain S-box protein, whose product is MEKNDRILYEQLKTVFSTGKASYYVGVIIAAILAFVQWPVTSHTTISIWLVFLYLVYIVRIKLIYSFFKIERDTIDHHKWLKIHLVGATFSGVIWGAAGIYLFPEQSLPHQMLLALVLAGIISGNVGTQSAIFSGILLYNIPLAVPFCIKSITLGDQIHVIIGLMSFIFLSLMLYTGWLINGVTLSSFFANENLKEEIDERKRVEHALRESEEKYRQIVENANDIILSLSTDGEILYSSPNWKEILGHDLSNVTGKTLNSFLHPDDIDINNLMLRQSKINKQKVTHMELRLRHLDGTWKWHTANGSNIYDEKGNILGFTCILRDITSTKKTDEEKQKLIMELDETIDELQIAKDSAESATKLKDQYVSLVSHDLRTPLAGILGLAKLLLGKNISPDKKDEIIKRIVDMSDRLLEMINRLLDINRLQSGTVKLNLRMVDAYLLSAQAIGHLSYMADSKKIKLINDLKEKTFLQADPDLLAQVLQNLLSNAIKFCNAGDTVTIFQPENNPYVLAVSDTGIGINPNHLEDLFRHEVTTSKPGTNGEPGTGFGLPYSFDILKAHKGRLWVESKVDAGSTFFLELPRNGQSG